One segment of Paraburkholderia bonniea DNA contains the following:
- a CDS encoding PLP-dependent aminotransferase family protein, giving the protein MASRMSSAMWTQQFQRPAESGASLQGQIRQMLVAAILDGQAAADTALPSSRELADQLSVARNTVVLAYQQLVEEGYLVSRARSGYFVNPAVLEGRHTFVARQAVAASDMTGQPDWSQRMTRLPSTQRNIVKPANWQNYEFPFVYGQFDQTLFPTSDWRECCMKALSVLEIRNWAPDLIERDDDTLVQQIRTRVLPRRGVFSMQDEIVVTMGAQQALYLIGDLLASSRTTIGFEEPGYPDARNIFLDRHAPLVPLPVDEYGIRPELDADLLARCDYVYVTPSHQCPTTATMPLERRHALLELAQKHDFVVIEDDYESENNFSGTPHPALKSLDTADRVLYVGSLSKSFAPGLRLGYVVGPRALIQELRALRRLMVRHPVAYIQRAFAAFLALGHHDALLRRLMLAYKERAQALNAALDTYLPEFRHAQISGGASSWIEGPRWLDATRLAAEAEAHGILIEQGSVFFMAGLEQRHCFRMGFSSITLEKIAPGVRALADLVRQQQRQA; this is encoded by the coding sequence ATGGCCAGCCGGATGTCGTCGGCAATGTGGACCCAGCAGTTCCAGCGTCCGGCTGAATCTGGTGCCAGCTTGCAAGGGCAAATCAGGCAAATGCTGGTCGCCGCGATTCTTGACGGGCAGGCTGCCGCCGACACCGCATTGCCATCGAGCCGGGAACTAGCCGATCAATTGAGCGTGGCCCGCAATACGGTCGTGCTCGCTTATCAGCAACTGGTCGAAGAAGGCTATTTAGTCTCCCGCGCCCGTAGCGGCTATTTCGTCAATCCAGCCGTGCTCGAAGGGCGGCATACCTTTGTCGCGCGGCAGGCCGTTGCGGCCAGCGACATGACCGGGCAGCCAGACTGGTCTCAGCGCATGACGCGCTTGCCCTCGACGCAGCGCAACATCGTTAAGCCCGCCAACTGGCAAAACTACGAATTCCCCTTTGTGTATGGCCAGTTCGACCAGACGCTGTTTCCGACCAGCGACTGGCGCGAATGCTGTATGAAGGCGCTATCTGTGCTGGAGATTCGCAACTGGGCACCAGACCTGATCGAGCGTGACGATGACACGCTGGTGCAGCAGATTCGCACCCGCGTGCTGCCACGGCGTGGCGTGTTCTCAATGCAGGATGAAATTGTCGTCACCATGGGGGCGCAGCAAGCGCTCTATCTGATCGGAGATTTGCTGGCCAGCAGCCGCACAACCATCGGTTTCGAAGAGCCGGGCTACCCCGACGCACGCAATATTTTTCTCGACCGCCACGCCCCACTAGTGCCGCTTCCAGTCGATGAATACGGCATCCGGCCGGAACTCGATGCCGATCTTCTAGCGCGCTGCGACTACGTCTATGTGACCCCGAGCCATCAATGCCCGACCACCGCGACCATGCCGCTTGAGCGCCGGCATGCGCTGCTGGAGCTAGCGCAGAAGCACGATTTCGTCGTGATCGAAGACGACTACGAAAGCGAGAACAATTTTTCCGGCACTCCGCACCCCGCGTTGAAGAGCCTCGATACTGCTGATCGTGTGCTTTATGTAGGAAGCCTGTCCAAAAGTTTCGCCCCTGGGCTACGGCTCGGTTATGTCGTAGGTCCACGCGCACTCATTCAGGAATTGCGGGCATTGCGGCGGCTCATGGTGCGTCACCCCGTGGCTTATATCCAGCGCGCCTTCGCCGCCTTTCTCGCGCTGGGTCATCACGATGCGTTACTACGGCGTCTCATGCTTGCCTACAAGGAACGTGCACAAGCGCTCAATGCCGCGCTCGACACCTATCTGCCAGAGTTCCGCCACGCGCAGATCTCCGGGGGCGCTTCAAGCTGGATCGAAGGGCCACGCTGGCTTGACGCAACACGCCTCGCGGCTGAAGCCGAGGCGCACGGCATTCTGATCGAACAGGGCAGCGTGTTTTTCATGGCCGGGCTTGAGCAGCGCCATTGCTTTCGCATGGGGTTTTCGTCAATCACACTGGAAAAAATCGCACCTGGCGTGCGCGCGCTGGCCGACCTGGTGCGTCAGCAGCAACGCCAGGCGTGA
- a CDS encoding amino acid permease — MRPAIEKNSLKAGLKQRHMTMIALGGVIGAGLFVGSGVVIQQAGPAAVLSFLLTGGLVVLVMRMLGEMACAMPAVGSFYEYARLAFATKRGPGELAGFVTGWMYWYFWVIVVAVEAVAGAKLVQFWLPDVPAWAISLALLVLLTATNLFSVGSYGEFEFWFASIKVAAIIVFLFLGGLYILGLWPASMHTTQVLPTLLAHGGLMPNGIGPVLSGAVAATGFYFGAEIVTIAAAEAKEPVKAVAKATNSVITRVLVFYVGSILVVVALVPWNSSQMTTPYVSALDAMGIPAAANVMNVVVLTAVLSALNSGLYAASRMLFALTRHGDAPAGLAKLNRHGVPVRAILMGTLFGYVSVVMSYLSPDTVFAFLVNSYGTVAIFVYVLIALSQLRLRARLEANTSHTLRVKMWCYPYLTWLAILGMISILVAMAFIPEQCKPLCLGVVSLGVLLLAFAWRSWRKNRSSAEPAGLQKYHPPNY, encoded by the coding sequence ATGCGGCCAGCGATAGAAAAAAACAGCCTGAAAGCGGGGCTCAAGCAACGTCATATGACGATGATTGCGTTGGGAGGAGTGATCGGCGCAGGGCTTTTCGTTGGCAGTGGTGTGGTGATTCAGCAAGCTGGCCCCGCTGCGGTCCTGTCATTTCTGCTAACCGGTGGCCTGGTCGTATTAGTGATGCGCATGCTGGGCGAAATGGCGTGCGCGATGCCTGCGGTTGGCTCGTTTTATGAGTACGCGCGCCTGGCATTCGCCACCAAACGAGGGCCCGGCGAGTTGGCCGGTTTCGTCACTGGCTGGATGTACTGGTATTTCTGGGTCATCGTGGTTGCAGTAGAAGCCGTGGCGGGCGCCAAACTCGTGCAGTTCTGGTTGCCCGATGTCCCCGCCTGGGCCATCAGCCTGGCGTTGCTGGTCCTGCTGACAGCAACCAATCTGTTTTCGGTCGGAAGCTACGGAGAATTTGAATTCTGGTTCGCCTCGATCAAGGTGGCCGCGATCATCGTTTTTCTGTTCCTCGGTGGCCTGTATATCCTGGGCTTGTGGCCTGCGTCGATGCATACCACGCAGGTGCTGCCGACACTGCTGGCGCATGGCGGCCTGATGCCGAACGGAATCGGGCCGGTGTTAAGCGGAGCCGTCGCGGCGACAGGGTTTTACTTCGGCGCAGAGATCGTCACGATTGCGGCGGCTGAAGCGAAGGAGCCGGTCAAGGCCGTGGCGAAGGCAACCAATTCAGTCATCACGCGCGTGCTGGTGTTCTATGTCGGCTCGATTCTCGTGGTGGTGGCGCTGGTGCCCTGGAATTCTTCGCAGATGACGACGCCTTATGTCAGCGCGCTAGATGCGATGGGTATCCCCGCTGCTGCGAACGTGATGAATGTGGTCGTACTGACCGCCGTGCTATCGGCCCTCAACTCGGGGCTCTACGCGGCATCGCGGATGTTGTTCGCGTTGACCCGGCATGGCGATGCGCCCGCCGGCCTGGCGAAGCTCAACCGTCACGGTGTGCCGGTGCGCGCGATCCTGATGGGCACGCTGTTTGGTTACGTCTCCGTCGTGATGTCTTACTTGTCGCCCGATACCGTGTTTGCCTTCCTCGTCAATTCGTATGGCACGGTGGCCATCTTCGTCTATGTGTTGATCGCGCTGTCGCAACTGAGATTGCGCGCGCGCCTTGAAGCCAATACAAGCCACACGTTGCGCGTCAAGATGTGGTGCTACCCCTACCTGACGTGGCTTGCGATTCTCGGCATGATCAGCATTCTCGTCGCCATGGCATTCATCCCTGAACAGTGCAAGCCGCTCTGTCTCGGAGTGGTGAGCCTCGGTGTGCTGCTGCTGGCTTTTGCATGGCGCAGCTGGCGCAAAAACCGATCAAGCGCCGAACCGGCAGGGCTGCAGAAATACCATCCGCCGAACTACTGA
- a CDS encoding NAD(P)/FAD-dependent oxidoreductase translates to MAHSAIDRITEGMPVERKDATRYDPQYDPLTSPGPGHGKQYAPTYWVATAGVAPPDDGPLTKDLDIDVAIIGGGYTGLAAALCLAREHGIKAVVLEANKTSWGCSSRNGGQGQNASGRLSRSQWIERWGKDVALKMHDEIQEGFDHFKSLVAEIDCDAQPGGHFLIAHRPRMMEKLAAEAKVWKEVFGYPSELIDQETLHREYVNDAEAAGALHEPEGIGIHALKLAHGYLRLARAAGARVHPGSPVTGWETINGVHHLHTPGGIVRARAVGIATGAYTAPGLHASLTSRVMPILSNSMVTRPLTQQEITACNFRTTQVLTDTRTLRFYYRLLPDNRLQIGSRSAITGADAPNPRHYDLLLEGMCRKFPALRGIRIDYSWWGWVDVSHDMMPRIFQPDPKQTVYYALGYGGNGVSYSQQAGRRLAEQIAGQSARQTLPIFTSPLPGHLFAPFRRIGQRMLYQLYFRRDEKP, encoded by the coding sequence ATGGCGCACAGCGCAATTGACCGGATCACCGAAGGCATGCCTGTTGAGCGCAAGGATGCTACCCGCTACGACCCGCAATACGATCCGTTGACCTCGCCAGGCCCTGGCCACGGCAAGCAATATGCGCCGACGTACTGGGTGGCCACCGCAGGCGTTGCGCCACCCGACGATGGGCCGCTGACCAAAGATCTCGACATTGATGTGGCGATCATCGGGGGCGGCTACACCGGGCTCGCGGCAGCACTCTGCCTCGCCCGTGAGCACGGCATCAAGGCCGTGGTACTCGAAGCCAACAAGACCAGTTGGGGCTGCAGCAGCCGCAATGGCGGGCAAGGGCAGAACGCTTCAGGGCGCTTGTCGCGCTCGCAGTGGATTGAACGGTGGGGCAAAGATGTCGCGTTGAAAATGCATGACGAGATTCAGGAAGGCTTCGACCATTTCAAGTCGCTGGTAGCGGAGATAGATTGCGATGCGCAGCCAGGCGGCCACTTTCTGATCGCGCACCGGCCGCGCATGATGGAGAAGCTCGCCGCCGAAGCGAAAGTCTGGAAGGAGGTGTTCGGTTACCCATCCGAGCTGATCGATCAGGAAACCTTACATCGTGAATACGTCAACGATGCAGAAGCCGCCGGGGCACTTCACGAACCCGAAGGGATTGGCATTCATGCGCTAAAGCTCGCACATGGTTATTTACGGCTTGCCCGTGCAGCGGGTGCGCGCGTGCATCCAGGCAGCCCTGTGACTGGCTGGGAAACCATCAACGGGGTTCATCACCTTCATACCCCCGGGGGGATCGTGCGGGCACGTGCCGTTGGCATTGCAACGGGAGCCTATACCGCACCAGGTCTGCATGCCTCATTGACCAGCCGCGTGATGCCGATCCTGTCGAATTCAATGGTGACTCGCCCGCTCACGCAACAGGAAATCACCGCATGCAATTTCCGCACGACACAGGTGCTCACCGATACGCGAACCCTGCGTTTCTATTACCGCTTGCTGCCAGATAACCGGCTGCAGATCGGCAGCCGCAGTGCAATCACGGGTGCCGATGCGCCGAACCCCCGTCATTACGATTTGCTGCTCGAAGGCATGTGCCGCAAGTTTCCCGCATTGCGCGGCATTCGGATTGACTACTCGTGGTGGGGCTGGGTGGATGTCTCGCACGACATGATGCCGCGCATTTTTCAGCCAGACCCGAAGCAGACGGTCTATTACGCGCTTGGCTATGGCGGCAACGGTGTGTCGTACTCGCAGCAGGCGGGCCGTCGTTTGGCCGAGCAGATTGCTGGCCAGTCTGCCAGGCAGACCCTGCCCATTTTCACCTCGCCATTACCGGGCCATCTGTTCGCTCCCTTCCGCCGGATCGGCCAACGCATGCTCTATCAGCTGTATTTCAGGCGCGATGAAAAGCCCTGA
- a CDS encoding dienelactone hydrolase family protein, which yields MSVTSRWIDIPAGDSSFGGYLALPKSGKGPAVVIIQEIFGVNSHIREVAEQYAQDGYVALAPDIFWRIQPRVELTYAGLDRDKGIEILQKTNVDLAVADIGATVAALRAMPEVSGKIAAIGYCFGGRLAYLAAAQGWLDGAVAYYGGGIQNQLDAAARINVPIQFHYAELDAGIPLSAVGQVKERFTGHSGAEFHLYPNADHGFNCPDRASYNQAAAALAHGRTLTFLGERM from the coding sequence GTGAGCGTAACGTCCCGATGGATCGACATCCCCGCAGGCGATAGCAGTTTTGGTGGCTATCTGGCGCTGCCGAAAAGTGGCAAGGGGCCCGCCGTCGTCATCATCCAGGAAATTTTTGGCGTGAATAGCCACATTCGTGAGGTGGCGGAGCAGTACGCGCAAGACGGTTACGTCGCGCTGGCACCGGATATCTTCTGGCGCATCCAGCCTCGCGTTGAGCTGACGTATGCCGGTCTCGACCGCGACAAAGGCATCGAAATTCTGCAAAAAACCAATGTGGATCTGGCCGTGGCCGATATAGGTGCCACTGTGGCGGCGTTGCGTGCGATGCCGGAAGTGAGCGGCAAGATCGCCGCAATTGGCTATTGTTTTGGCGGGCGGCTGGCCTATCTGGCTGCCGCGCAAGGCTGGCTGGATGGTGCGGTGGCTTATTACGGTGGCGGCATTCAAAACCAGCTTGATGCCGCAGCCCGGATCAACGTGCCGATTCAGTTTCACTATGCCGAACTCGATGCAGGCATTCCGTTGTCGGCCGTGGGCCAGGTCAAAGAGCGTTTTACCGGCCACAGCGGCGCTGAATTTCATCTGTATCCCAATGCCGATCATGGCTTTAACTGCCCCGATCGCGCCTCGTATAACCAGGCCGCCGCAGCACTTGCGCATGGCCGCACGCTGACGTTCCTCGGCGAGCGGATGTAG
- a CDS encoding amidase, which translates to MQSDYLACDAMRLAELVRKRELSARELLDTAIARAEAANPAINALVLKDYDAARQRASLVDQHGADSGPLSGVPYLVKDLGAAVAGLRMSMGSRHYRHFVPAEDAPVIALSKAAGLNIFGKTSTSELGQMPYTEPELFGPCRNPWSLDHTPGGSSGGAAAAVAAGVVPLAHASDGGGSIRIPASCCGLFGLKPSRGRQPAAAISFPGELGVDHAISRSVRDSALLLDLTSGHAGLPPGAPGTFLAAVSEPCKPLHIAYVTDPMLALELSDDTLAALEDAAQLAASLGHHVEPVSLGIDFAQVRHAFLTLWSVAAESLVLNAEQMTGNKPERSEFEIETWVMAQIGRKLGARALPEALAEQQRVSARLTDWLTRYDVILCATLAAPPIKIGEMLPSQAERMQMRAASAVPLEPLLKKLLEEASNKAFAWAGCTEVFNLSGQPAMSVPLYWNARNLPVGVQFAGRHGDEATLFRLAAQLEAARPWFERRPPLAPARA; encoded by the coding sequence ATGCAATCCGATTACCTCGCCTGCGATGCCATGCGTCTTGCTGAGCTTGTGCGCAAGCGCGAACTGAGTGCCCGGGAACTGCTCGATACCGCCATCGCGCGCGCGGAAGCAGCGAACCCGGCGATCAATGCGCTAGTGCTTAAAGACTACGACGCGGCGCGTCAACGGGCCTCGCTGGTAGATCAACATGGCGCTGACAGCGGGCCTCTGAGCGGAGTGCCGTATCTGGTCAAGGATCTTGGCGCGGCGGTTGCGGGGCTGCGGATGTCGATGGGCAGCCGTCACTATCGCCACTTTGTCCCGGCTGAAGATGCGCCGGTGATTGCGCTGTCAAAGGCCGCTGGGCTCAATATTTTTGGCAAAACCAGCACTTCTGAGCTGGGCCAGATGCCCTATACAGAACCGGAATTATTTGGCCCCTGCCGTAACCCATGGAGCCTCGATCACACGCCGGGTGGTTCCAGCGGTGGTGCTGCGGCAGCCGTTGCCGCAGGGGTCGTGCCGCTGGCGCATGCGTCTGATGGCGGCGGCTCGATCCGTATTCCGGCTTCGTGCTGTGGCTTGTTTGGCCTGAAGCCATCGCGTGGGCGGCAACCTGCTGCGGCGATATCGTTTCCCGGTGAACTGGGTGTCGATCACGCCATTTCGCGCAGCGTGCGCGATAGCGCGTTGCTGCTCGATCTGACTTCGGGTCATGCCGGTTTGCCGCCTGGCGCACCAGGGACATTTCTCGCCGCAGTCAGCGAGCCCTGCAAACCGCTGCATATCGCTTACGTCACTGATCCCATGCTGGCGCTCGAGCTATCTGACGATACGCTGGCGGCGCTGGAAGATGCTGCGCAGCTTGCCGCTTCGCTTGGACATCATGTCGAGCCGGTTTCGCTGGGGATAGATTTCGCGCAGGTTCGGCACGCGTTTTTGACGCTTTGGTCGGTTGCAGCCGAAAGCCTGGTGTTGAACGCCGAGCAGATGACAGGCAACAAGCCTGAGCGCTCGGAGTTTGAGATTGAAACCTGGGTGATGGCGCAGATTGGCCGCAAGCTGGGCGCACGCGCGTTGCCTGAAGCGCTGGCGGAGCAGCAGCGCGTATCGGCCAGGCTGACTGATTGGCTGACCCGTTACGACGTGATCCTGTGTGCCACGCTGGCCGCGCCGCCGATCAAGATCGGCGAGATGCTGCCGAGCCAGGCAGAGCGGATGCAGATGCGGGCGGCTAGCGCGGTGCCGCTTGAGCCGCTACTGAAAAAGCTCTTGGAAGAAGCTTCTAACAAGGCTTTTGCGTGGGCTGGTTGCACGGAGGTATTCAATCTGAGCGGGCAACCGGCGATGTCGGTTCCGCTTTACTGGAACGCTCGCAATTTACCGGTGGGGGTGCAGTTCGCCGGGCGTCATGGCGACGAAGCTACGTTATTCAGGCTGGCGGCTCAGCTTGAAGCGGCGCGCCCGTGGTTTGAGCGCCGTCCGCCGCTGGCACCAGCTCGTGCTTGA
- a CDS encoding MFS transporter, which translates to MAPASKNLNTRAVAAAVVGNALEWYDFTVFGFMTVVIADLFFPTSSDYSSLLLATASFGVAFFMRPIGGIVLGLYADRAGRKAALTLVMGLMTLGILLLAIAPPYSAIGIGAPIIIVVGRLLQGFSAGGEFGSSTALLIEAAPFSRRGFYGSWQMASQAAALLIGALVGAAISRGLSPEALKSWGWRVPFILGLLIGPIGIYIRRHLRDSEAFLHAKQTARRVTLREVFKDHTREIFCGLGAVIALTATVYVFISYLPTFAVKQLKLPYAESFYALIVGNTLLTVLSPLAGAWSDKIGRKGLSLWSLGLSLVLIYPLFSWLAAEPSITRLIIVQATLSVTLSGYYGPFGAMLAELFPANVRSTGLSLAYNMAVMLFGGFGPFIVTWLIKTTGSPLAPTYYVMAGLALSLVAIACIPAQRHVDLDAQRQPT; encoded by the coding sequence ATGGCACCGGCGTCAAAAAATCTCAACACCCGAGCTGTAGCGGCCGCCGTCGTCGGCAATGCGCTCGAATGGTATGACTTCACCGTTTTCGGTTTCATGACTGTCGTCATTGCCGATTTGTTCTTTCCAACCAGCAGCGACTATTCCTCGCTGCTTCTCGCTACGGCTAGTTTCGGCGTGGCGTTTTTTATGCGCCCAATTGGCGGCATCGTGCTCGGGCTTTATGCCGATCGCGCCGGACGTAAGGCGGCACTCACGCTGGTGATGGGCTTGATGACGCTCGGTATTTTGCTGCTCGCCATTGCCCCGCCCTATTCGGCGATTGGTATCGGCGCGCCAATCATCATCGTGGTGGGCCGGTTGTTGCAAGGGTTCTCCGCAGGGGGCGAATTCGGCAGCTCAACCGCGCTGCTCATTGAAGCCGCTCCGTTTTCCAGACGCGGCTTTTACGGCAGCTGGCAAATGGCCAGCCAAGCGGCAGCACTGCTGATCGGCGCGCTCGTGGGAGCGGCCATTTCGCGTGGCCTGTCGCCAGAAGCGCTGAAATCATGGGGCTGGCGTGTCCCGTTCATTCTTGGTCTGCTGATCGGCCCAATCGGTATTTATATCCGCCGTCATCTGCGGGATTCCGAAGCGTTTCTGCACGCCAAACAAACTGCGCGCCGCGTCACGCTGCGTGAAGTGTTCAAAGACCACACGCGGGAAATTTTTTGCGGTCTTGGTGCTGTCATCGCCCTCACCGCAACGGTGTATGTGTTCATCAGCTACCTGCCGACCTTCGCCGTGAAGCAGCTCAAACTGCCTTATGCCGAGTCGTTTTACGCCTTGATTGTGGGCAACACGCTACTGACGGTGCTGTCACCACTGGCTGGCGCATGGTCGGACAAGATCGGGCGCAAAGGCTTGTCGCTGTGGTCGCTCGGGCTCTCGCTGGTGCTGATCTATCCGCTGTTTTCATGGCTCGCGGCTGAGCCCAGCATCACGCGGCTCATCATCGTGCAAGCCACTTTGTCAGTCACGTTATCGGGTTACTACGGGCCGTTTGGTGCGATGCTCGCGGAGCTGTTTCCCGCCAATGTGCGCTCCACCGGGCTTTCGCTGGCGTACAACATGGCCGTGATGCTGTTTGGCGGTTTTGGGCCGTTTATCGTCACGTGGCTCATCAAAACCACCGGCTCGCCGCTTGCGCCGACGTATTACGTGATGGCGGGGCTGGCCTTGTCGCTAGTGGCCATCGCCTGCATTCCGGCACAGCGGCATGTGGATCTGGATGCCCAGCGTCAGCCAACCTGA
- the fliR gene encoding flagellar biosynthetic protein FliR gives MFSVTYAQLNAWISAFLWPFVRLLALIGTAPLLGHRSVPTRIKIGLAAFTTLIVAPTLGPLPAVTVFSADGVWILLNQFLLGAAMGFAMHLVFAAIEAAGEIIGLGMGLGFATFFDPQANGSSAVLSRYLHTIGLLAFLAMDGHLQLISALLASFQSVPVSADLLGAAGWRTLAAAGGSIFSVGLLLALPVVTALLIANLALGILNRAAPQIGIFQIGFPLTMLVGMLLIQLMTPNMIPFFARMFENGIDLMGRVVGGFR, from the coding sequence ATGTTCTCCGTCACTTACGCCCAGCTCAATGCATGGATCAGCGCTTTTCTCTGGCCCTTCGTGCGGCTGCTGGCGCTGATCGGCACGGCCCCACTGCTGGGCCATCGTTCCGTACCGACGCGCATCAAAATCGGCCTCGCGGCCTTTACCACGCTGATCGTCGCGCCCACACTCGGGCCCTTGCCCGCCGTGACCGTGTTTTCCGCTGATGGCGTGTGGATTCTGCTGAACCAGTTTCTGCTGGGCGCGGCGATGGGCTTTGCGATGCACCTGGTGTTCGCCGCGATTGAAGCAGCCGGTGAAATCATCGGGCTCGGCATGGGGCTCGGCTTCGCCACTTTTTTCGACCCTCAGGCGAACGGCTCAAGCGCGGTGCTCTCGCGCTATCTACACACCATCGGGTTGCTAGCGTTCCTCGCCATGGATGGCCATTTGCAGTTGATTAGCGCGTTGCTGGCGTCGTTTCAGTCAGTGCCGGTATCGGCTGACCTGCTCGGAGCCGCAGGCTGGCGTACGCTGGCAGCCGCAGGCGGATCGATTTTCTCGGTGGGATTATTGCTGGCGCTACCGGTGGTCACAGCGTTGCTGATCGCCAATCTGGCGCTGGGCATCCTGAATCGCGCCGCGCCGCAAATCGGCATCTTCCAGATCGGCTTTCCGCTGACGATGCTGGTCGGGATGCTGCTGATCCAGTTGATGACGCCCAACATGATTCCGTTTTTCGCGCGGATGTTCGAAAACGGCATCGACTTGATGGGGCGTGTCGTTGGGGGATTTAGATAG
- the fliQ gene encoding flagellar biosynthesis protein FliQ: MTPESVMTLAHEAMYIALLLAAPLLLVALVVGLVVSLFQAATQINETTLSFIPKLLALAVTMVIAGPWMLTTMLDYMRHMFTSVPALAH, from the coding sequence ATGACCCCTGAAAGCGTGATGACCCTGGCGCACGAGGCGATGTATATCGCCTTGCTGCTGGCCGCACCGTTATTGCTGGTAGCGCTGGTGGTCGGGCTGGTGGTGAGCCTGTTTCAGGCAGCAACGCAGATCAACGAAACCACGCTCTCATTTATTCCCAAGCTGCTGGCACTGGCCGTGACTATGGTGATCGCTGGACCGTGGATGCTCACGACCATGCTCGATTACATGCGTCATATGTTCACGAGCGTGCCCGCGCTCGCGCACTAA